In the Leptospira limi genome, one interval contains:
- a CDS encoding PrsW family glutamic-type intramembrane protease, translated as MSIHISIPSLVIFLINLCTLAFYYSFYRFHFYRFTEGFLQYTALAFSLFSAGIAIGLQAMFLQLLPNGGPLWNSFFLSSFVEEFAKLLGIYLFFSKNQDEFTVTDGIFYGLVLGGGFGLVENILYFINTGLWSQVLRSITALPIHMMNGGLVGAFTMMFLFHKNPVFKWGNLFTGFFVCVFFHGLYNLSLFQEIDLLLILPICILALFFLLEITIAKSRILVPGHILKLMDMSMEEYEILSRHNRHEGWIQNVQKHISTSGIRLFQYPNLRHTILTIFFLVPGILSIYLLYDAPEWIGRKFPDLAVQDYFALFVMYPIVLALMFFFAGILNPYFFRDRMLAVPLFSSVDMHVGNKEENSAIFHIKANLFYLPTSQNYEKNTKASFDLWLGLNCFSGLDGKVLWSRENEEGNCGVMCQLDSIPFAFLLKWNYFRFKQNIKNLFLRKVQV; from the coding sequence ATGTCCATTCATATCTCCATTCCAAGTCTGGTCATTTTTCTCATTAATCTTTGTACGCTTGCTTTTTATTATTCGTTTTATCGCTTCCATTTCTATCGTTTTACAGAAGGATTTTTACAGTACACAGCTCTAGCTTTTTCCTTATTTAGCGCGGGGATTGCCATTGGGTTACAAGCAATGTTTTTGCAGTTGTTACCGAATGGAGGACCCCTTTGGAATTCCTTTTTTCTATCTTCCTTCGTGGAAGAGTTTGCGAAGTTACTTGGCATTTATCTTTTCTTTAGCAAAAACCAAGATGAGTTCACTGTAACAGATGGAATCTTTTATGGATTGGTTTTGGGAGGAGGATTTGGGTTAGTTGAAAATATACTCTATTTTATCAACACTGGTCTTTGGTCCCAAGTATTACGATCCATCACGGCACTTCCCATTCATATGATGAATGGAGGACTCGTTGGTGCTTTTACGATGATGTTTCTCTTTCATAAAAATCCCGTTTTTAAGTGGGGGAATTTGTTCACTGGATTTTTTGTCTGCGTTTTTTTTCACGGGTTATACAATCTTTCCCTTTTCCAAGAAATTGATCTCCTTCTCATATTACCCATTTGTATATTGGCATTGTTTTTTTTATTGGAGATCACGATCGCAAAATCAAGGATTCTCGTTCCAGGCCATATTTTAAAATTGATGGATATGAGTATGGAAGAGTATGAAATCTTAAGTCGACACAATCGTCACGAAGGATGGATACAAAATGTCCAAAAACACATTTCCACATCAGGCATTCGTTTATTCCAGTACCCAAACTTACGGCATACTATTTTGACCATTTTCTTTTTAGTACCGGGGATCCTTTCAATTTATTTGTTATACGATGCACCTGAATGGATTGGTAGAAAATTTCCAGACTTAGCTGTACAAGATTATTTTGCTCTTTTTGTAATGTATCCAATTGTTCTTGCTTTGATGTTTTTCTTTGCAGGAATTTTAAATCCCTATTTTTTTAGGGATCGAATGCTTGCTGTACCATTGTTTAGTTCCGTTGATATGCATGTTGGGAACAAGGAAGAAAATTCAGCAATTTTTCATATCAAAGCCAATTTGTTTTATTTACCAACCTCACAAAACTATGAAAAGAATACAAAAGCTAGTTTTGATTTATGGTTAGGACTCAATTGTTTTTCGGGATTGGACGGAAAAGTCCTTTGGAGTCGGGAAAATGAAGAAGGGAATTGTGGAGTGATGTGCCAACTTGATTCCATTCCATTTGCATTTTTATTAAAATGGAACTACTTTCGCTTCAAACAAAACATAAAAAACTTATTTCTTAGAAAAGTTCAAGTATAA
- a CDS encoding vWA domain-containing protein, whose protein sequence is MFLDFFYNLRRETVPCSTGELIAFLESIRKLTDPTGYISIEQLYRVGRLNFAKDLKHYDSYDLAFGKTFGSWKEQRIQFRDVLMEWLEENIPKDLSEEQKQNAPNLSMEEVIEELKKRLAEQKERHDGGSKWVGTSGTSPFGNSGYNPNGLSIGGNTEGEGNRSGVSLWNERKYKAYREDEILDTRSIQLALKELRFLKKEGKRELHVDKTIDKTCENGGEIELVEERERKNSLRLVLIMDIGGSMTPHSDRVSKLFSASRGLYHFKEVHNYFFHNIFHEFLYANHEFQSRISLKHFEEKYRKNTKLIFVGDAYMAPYELMGTPYNVYAYHSHSKEEKEKKAKSGLECLKELVGYFPDSVWLNPEPKRFWGAPTIEAIEDVVPMFPLTIEGLRKAVKHLV, encoded by the coding sequence ATGTTCCTCGATTTTTTCTATAACTTGCGTAGAGAAACAGTCCCTTGTTCCACAGGAGAACTCATCGCATTTTTAGAAAGTATACGTAAACTCACTGACCCCACAGGTTATATTTCCATCGAGCAGTTGTACCGAGTGGGAAGGCTTAATTTTGCAAAAGATTTAAAACACTATGATTCCTATGATTTAGCTTTTGGAAAAACATTTGGAAGTTGGAAGGAACAAAGGATTCAGTTTCGTGATGTCCTTATGGAATGGTTAGAAGAAAATATTCCAAAAGATCTCTCGGAAGAACAAAAACAAAATGCACCTAACCTCAGTATGGAAGAGGTCATTGAAGAATTAAAAAAACGACTCGCCGAACAAAAAGAACGGCATGATGGCGGAAGTAAGTGGGTTGGAACTTCTGGGACAAGTCCTTTTGGAAATTCTGGATATAACCCCAATGGTCTATCGATAGGTGGCAATACAGAGGGAGAAGGGAACAGGTCTGGTGTTAGCCTTTGGAATGAACGAAAGTACAAAGCCTATCGGGAAGATGAAATTTTAGACACTCGTTCCATCCAATTAGCCCTAAAGGAACTTCGGTTTTTGAAAAAGGAAGGAAAACGAGAACTCCATGTTGACAAAACCATTGACAAAACTTGTGAAAATGGTGGAGAAATTGAACTTGTAGAAGAACGAGAAAGAAAAAATTCCCTTAGGCTTGTCCTCATTATGGACATTGGTGGGAGTATGACCCCACATTCTGACAGGGTAAGTAAATTATTCAGTGCCAGCAGAGGTTTGTATCACTTTAAAGAAGTACATAATTATTTTTTCCATAATATCTTTCACGAATTCCTATATGCCAATCACGAATTCCAATCACGGATTTCCTTAAAACATTTTGAAGAAAAGTATAGGAAAAATACAAAACTAATTTTTGTAGGGGATGCATACATGGCTCCTTACGAACTCATGGGAACACCTTACAATGTGTATGCGTATCATTCCCACTCAAAAGAAGAAAAGGAAAAAAAAGCAAAGAGTGGTTTGGAATGTTTGAAGGAACTGGTTGGTTATTTCCCCGATTCTGTTTGGCTAAACCCAGAACCTAAACGATTTTGGGGAGCACCTACCATTGAGGCCATCGAAGATGTTGTTCCGATGTTTCCACTCACGATTGAAGGTCTCAGAAAAGCTGTCAAACATTTGGTTTGA
- a CDS encoding AAA family ATPase — translation MADYILSDDLKEAVQVAEITKRPLLLKGEPGTGKTLLASFLAETKNLPFYRWHIKSTSLAKEGLYFYDAVSRLNDSRFPDEEAMNRVREVRNYIRLGALGEAFLHPKKSVVLIDEIDKADIEFPNDLLLELDKMEFFIPETKEHIVAKERPIVIITSNNEKELPDAFLRRCIFHYIEFPKRESMKEIIKAHYPSIETEFMEKALAMFYSIRKIESLRKKPSTSELLDWIQVLLISGETLESNKIPFAGTLFKSEDDYRVYLN, via the coding sequence ATGGCAGATTATATCCTATCAGATGATTTAAAAGAAGCAGTACAAGTGGCAGAGATCACAAAACGTCCTCTCCTTTTGAAAGGGGAACCTGGAACAGGAAAAACCCTACTCGCAAGTTTCCTTGCCGAAACCAAGAATCTCCCTTTTTACCGATGGCATATCAAATCAACGAGCCTTGCCAAAGAAGGATTGTATTTTTACGATGCGGTTTCCAGGCTCAATGACTCTCGTTTCCCTGATGAAGAAGCAATGAACCGGGTAAGGGAAGTTAGAAACTACATTCGACTTGGTGCTCTTGGGGAAGCGTTCCTACATCCAAAAAAGTCTGTGGTCCTCATTGATGAAATCGATAAGGCGGACATTGAATTCCCAAATGATTTGTTACTCGAACTTGATAAAATGGAATTTTTTATCCCAGAAACCAAAGAACACATTGTAGCCAAGGAACGTCCGATTGTCATCATCACTTCCAATAATGAAAAAGAACTTCCAGATGCTTTTTTACGTCGTTGTATTTTCCATTATATAGAATTTCCCAAACGAGAGTCGATGAAGGAAATCATCAAAGCCCATTATCCTTCCATTGAAACAGAATTTATGGAAAAAGCACTCGCCATGTTTTATTCCATTCGTAAAATAGAAAGTCTCCGAAAAAAACCATCAACCAGTGAATTATTGGATTGGATCCAAGTTTTACTTATTTCCGGAGAAACATTGGAATCGAATAAAATCCCCTTTGCCGGAACTTTATTCAAATCGGAAGATGATTACAGGGTGTACTTAAACTAA
- a CDS encoding amidohydrolase: MAVIKIAIYQKNLHKRFTHEEIIKIQQSKAHFLILPEGYPHLFQSVSPKDGTKHEKEYQDHILEISEKFSGVILGGSHYRNNENGKLVAALPIVQSLVLVDFYEKKTPNQTVDIEVKEGVTESIFIMGGLRFGLLLGEDMQNKSIWDEFKKENIEIIFHLDSANPNRTYEEDLSHYENLAKERNIHLIRVCGPTDGKPARSLYASPSGINWKVGKIEEDKDVFKTLSVNVMRSYLL; encoded by the coding sequence ATGGCAGTCATAAAAATCGCAATTTATCAAAAGAATCTGCATAAAAGGTTCACCCATGAAGAAATTATAAAAATCCAACAAAGTAAGGCACATTTTTTAATCCTCCCTGAAGGTTACCCACACCTATTTCAAAGTGTTTCTCCCAAAGATGGAACAAAGCACGAAAAAGAATACCAAGATCATATCTTAGAAATCTCTGAGAAATTTTCAGGTGTGATCCTTGGTGGTAGCCACTACCGAAATAATGAAAATGGAAAACTGGTGGCTGCATTACCAATCGTCCAATCACTTGTATTAGTTGATTTTTATGAGAAAAAAACACCAAACCAAACTGTAGACATTGAAGTGAAAGAAGGTGTAACGGAGTCCATTTTCATTATGGGTGGTCTTCGTTTTGGTTTATTATTAGGTGAAGATATGCAAAACAAATCCATTTGGGATGAATTCAAAAAGGAAAATATTGAAATTATTTTCCATTTGGATTCCGCAAATCCCAATCGGACTTATGAAGAAGATTTAAGTCATTACGAAAACCTTGCAAAAGAGAGAAACATCCATTTGATCCGTGTTTGTGGACCTACTGATGGAAAACCAGCAAGAAGTTTGTATGCATCTCCCTCAGGAATCAATTGGAAAGTGGGAAAAATTGAAGAAGATAAAGATGTTTTTAAAACTTTATCTGTCAATGTGATGAGAAGTTATTTATTGTAA
- a CDS encoding lipoprotein signal peptidase, producing MKLPNTPFFSVFKPGYLAFVAFGLFLDLLTKYIIITKMYAHESIPVLGDFFRLSLTFNTGFVFGLFQDNALPSLFATGFAIVFLIFYRWQNSDLGNVWGWNFVMAGAFGNFLDKFFVKIPGTGFRFGFSPEKPGIEFIGVVDFLDFEWPDFLLFDRWPAFNVADSCVSIGIVILLFTMDWKELDKK from the coding sequence ATGAAATTACCTAACACTCCATTTTTTTCTGTTTTTAAACCTGGTTATTTGGCATTTGTGGCCTTTGGACTTTTTTTAGATTTACTCACTAAATATATCATCATTACAAAGATGTATGCACATGAAAGTATTCCTGTGTTAGGTGATTTTTTTAGATTATCACTTACTTTTAATACAGGATTTGTGTTTGGATTATTCCAAGACAATGCTTTGCCTTCTTTATTCGCAACTGGATTTGCGATTGTTTTTTTAATCTTTTATCGGTGGCAAAATTCTGATCTTGGAAATGTTTGGGGTTGGAATTTTGTGATGGCAGGCGCCTTTGGCAATTTTTTAGATAAATTTTTTGTCAAAATTCCTGGAACGGGATTTCGATTTGGATTTAGCCCTGAAAAACCTGGAATCGAATTCATCGGTGTTGTCGACTTTTTGGACTTTGAATGGCCAGATTTTTTACTCTTTGATAGATGGCCTGCGTTTAATGTAGCCGATTCTTGTGTTTCCATCGGTATTGTGATTTTATTATTTACAATGGATTGGAAGGAATTGGATAAAAAATAA